The Ammospiza caudacuta isolate bAmmCau1 chromosome 17, bAmmCau1.pri, whole genome shotgun sequence genome has a segment encoding these proteins:
- the AQP8 gene encoding aquaporin-8: MDAQTKPSAPRLPRFERRVQPCLAELLGTALFIFTGCLAVLEEPGGTGRLQPALAHGLALAATVAVLGDISGGHFNPAVSLAVWLLGGLHVTLLIPYWLCQLCGGVIGAGLAKAVAPSERFSNASGGAPGGPTAREQLPAVLGAEIVLSSFLLLVVCMGAVNGSTRTPLAPLCIGLTVTAAILAGGGVSGACMNPARAFGPALVANCWNYHWVYWVGPMLAALLVGGLVRLLLGDQATRLLLK, from the exons ATGGATGCCCAGACCAAGCCCTCTGCCCCACGGCTGCCCCGCTTCGAGCGCCGCGTGCAGCcgtgcctggcagagctgctgggcactgccctctTCATCTTCACGGgctgcctggcagtgctggaggagccGGGGGGCACGGGCAGGCTGCAGCCCGCCCTGGCACACGGGCTGGCCCTGGCTGCCACCGTGGCCGTGCTGGGGGACATCAG CGGAGGCCACTTCAACCCCGCCGTGTCCCTGGCCGTGTGGCTGCTCGGGGGGCTGCACGTCACCCTGCTCATCCCCtactggctgtgccagctctgcgGAGGCGTCATCGGGGCTGGCCTGGCAAAG GCGGTGGCACCGAGCGAGCGCTTCAGCAACGCCAGCGGCGGAGCCCCGGGCGGTCCCACGGCCCGAGAGCAGCTCCCGGCCGTGCTGGGGGCCGAGATCGtgctcagctccttcctgctgctcgTGGTGTGCATGGGAGCCGTGAACGGCAGCACCCGCACCCCGCTGGCCCCGCTGTGCATCGGCCTCACCGTCACCGCCGCGATCCTGGCGGG GGGCGGCGTGTCCGGAGCCTGCATGAACCCAGCCCGAGCCTTCGGGCCGGCTCTGGTGGCGAACTGCTGGAACTACCACTGGGTCTACTGGGTGGGGCCCATGCTGGCCGCGCTGCTGGTCGGGGGGCTGGTGAG GCTCCTGCTGGGTGACCAGGCCACCCGCCTGCTCCTCAAGTGA